One genomic window of Halolamina sediminis includes the following:
- a CDS encoding ABC transporter permease → MNRSLYILKRLGLGVPVVLFGLTMSFLIMYLGPLDPVLAILGRDATSSDIRQLRIALGYIQADGTPVPVWRQYGNIMYDLFTLEFGQSWVLQRGVPVTEVIANRMPATLWLGFWSVVIALIFGVPLGLYAGLRANTWGDYLASGGGIIWRAMPNFWLAVMIAGSLSAGGALSWYRGLGIKTDVIGTPDEVANLFTVIELFNGVPVLELLFLPIPDLRNMAVAFKWILPAALVLGSASMGNEIRIGRTAVLESINSKYVETAKAKGLSPRRIVVKHVGRNAIVPLLPVIMGEFYLLIGGSVLVESVFSINGLGNLFFRAILGPDIPVVMALVFIFVLIQVLMNILQDVLYTLIDPRITLGDTQQ, encoded by the coding sequence ATGAATCGTTCACTGTACATCCTGAAACGACTCGGGTTAGGTGTCCCCGTCGTGCTGTTCGGGCTGACGATGTCGTTCCTCATCATGTACCTCGGCCCGCTCGACCCGGTGCTGGCGATCCTCGGCCGTGACGCCACATCGAGCGACATCCGACAGCTCCGGATCGCGCTCGGCTACATCCAGGCCGACGGGACCCCCGTACCGGTCTGGCGCCAGTACGGCAACATCATGTACGACCTGTTCACGCTGGAGTTCGGGCAGTCGTGGGTCCTCCAGCGTGGGGTGCCCGTCACCGAGGTCATCGCGAACCGGATGCCCGCGACGCTGTGGCTCGGCTTCTGGTCCGTCGTGATCGCGCTCATCTTCGGGGTCCCGCTCGGACTGTACGCCGGCCTCCGCGCCAACACCTGGGGTGACTACCTCGCCTCCGGTGGCGGCATCATCTGGCGTGCGATGCCGAACTTCTGGCTCGCCGTGATGATCGCCGGGAGCCTCAGCGCCGGCGGCGCGCTCTCGTGGTACCGAGGGCTCGGCATCAAAACCGACGTGATCGGGACGCCCGACGAGGTGGCGAACCTGTTCACGGTGATCGAACTGTTCAACGGGGTGCCGGTGTTGGAGCTCCTGTTCCTCCCGATCCCCGACCTCCGGAACATGGCGGTCGCGTTCAAATGGATCCTGCCCGCGGCGCTCGTGCTCGGCTCGGCGTCGATGGGGAACGAGATCCGTATCGGCCGCACGGCAGTGCTGGAGAGCATCAACTCGAAGTACGTGGAGACGGCCAAGGCCAAGGGACTCTCCCCACGGCGGATCGTCGTCAAACACGTCGGCCGGAACGCGATCGTCCCGCTGCTGCCCGTCATCATGGGTGAGTTCTACCTGCTCATCGGTGGCTCGGTGCTCGTCGAAAGCGTGTTCAGCATCAACGGGCTCGGGAACCTCTTCTTCCGGGCGATCCTCGGACCCGACATCCCCGTGGTGATGGCACTCGTGTTCATCTTCGTTCTCATCCAAGTACTGATGAACATCCTTCAGGACGTACTCTACACACTGATCGACCCGCGTATCACACTGGGTGACACCCAACAATGA
- a CDS encoding ABC transporter ATP-binding protein, producing the protein MAADDDVVLSVRNLQTVFHTDRETIRAVDGVDFDVRKGETVGIVGESGSGKSVTARSIMGLIESPGEIMPGSSIKLNGKELTEYDEKQYQQVRGSGIGMVFQDPQKSLNPVYTVGNQIMESLEVNQGITGEEARKEAIRLLERVAIPDAPRRLNEYPHEFSGGMRQRAVIAMMLACDPEFLICDEPTTALDVTIQAQILELLEDLQEERGLSILFITHDMGVIAEIADRVNVMYAGEFVEKAPVEDLFANPRHPYTDGLLGAIPGDQSAGEQLRTIEGDVPTPNEEASHCRFAPRCPKAFDACDAVAPQHVQVGKNDDHTAACLLYPDDEPEDRRVEHHRELAAADGGENE; encoded by the coding sequence ATGGCCGCGGACGACGACGTGGTGCTCTCGGTCCGGAACCTCCAGACCGTGTTCCACACCGACCGCGAGACGATCAGGGCCGTCGACGGCGTCGACTTCGACGTCCGGAAGGGCGAGACCGTCGGCATCGTCGGCGAGTCCGGCTCCGGGAAGTCGGTGACCGCCCGCTCGATCATGGGGCTCATCGAGAGCCCTGGCGAGATAATGCCCGGCTCGTCGATCAAACTCAACGGCAAGGAGCTGACCGAGTACGACGAGAAGCAGTACCAGCAGGTCCGGGGAAGCGGCATCGGGATGGTGTTCCAGGACCCCCAGAAGTCGCTCAACCCCGTCTACACCGTCGGGAACCAGATCATGGAGTCCCTGGAAGTGAACCAGGGAATCACCGGCGAGGAGGCCCGCAAGGAGGCGATCAGGCTGCTCGAACGGGTCGCCATCCCCGACGCCCCCCGTCGGCTGAACGAGTACCCCCACGAGTTCTCGGGCGGGATGCGCCAGCGTGCGGTGATCGCGATGATGCTCGCCTGCGATCCGGAGTTCCTCATCTGCGACGAGCCGACGACCGCGCTCGACGTGACGATCCAGGCGCAGATCCTCGAACTGCTCGAGGACCTCCAAGAGGAGCGCGGGCTCTCCATCCTGTTCATTACTCACGACATGGGCGTAATCGCGGAGATCGCCGATCGCGTGAACGTGATGTACGCCGGCGAGTTCGTCGAGAAGGCGCCGGTCGAAGATCTGTTCGCGAACCCGCGGCACCCCTACACCGACGGGCTGCTGGGAGCGATCCCTGGCGACCAGTCCGCGGGCGAACAGCTCCGGACGATCGAGGGCGACGTGCCGACGCCGAACGAGGAGGCGAGCCACTGTCGGTTCGCGCCGCGGTGTCCGAAGGCGTTCGACGCCTGCGACGCCGTCGCCCCACAGCACGTCCAGGTCGGCAAGAACGACGACCACACCGCCGCCTGTCTGCTGTACCCCGACGACGAACCCGAGGACCGCCGCGTGGAGCACCACCGGGAGCTCGCCGCGGCCGACGGAGGTGAGAACGAATGA
- a CDS encoding ABC transporter substrate-binding protein, giving the protein MSENSDFDRRKFLQATGAAALTASVAGCTDGGEGSPTDGSDGDGTDTSTGTDGQGGNEEFTGLDSYPYSPGETDVESARQVMEEAGYGPDNRFELDWLQYTSPAWKEMANTIRSRLESAHIDMSIAEADFSGLLSRTEKGDMQAFTLGWIADYPAPQNFLQLIDPENTVYDGEGPAPNGARLFWTEDSETETDVRNFMTEQFDQIQNNPQQSEEAQQARDEAAVKMEEGLWESAALLPMYHQVSQSFWYDRLDYSPPGGMGSSRSKENISVKGLEGKDRLDKISATFSALDPIASGNTASGGKVMNLFDAPMNYHNGTTEVRNLLVDDYTVSDDLTEYEFTLKEGIQFHGDYGEVTADDMVYSIRRLVESSNSTNTYFPNSVLNIERETDDEGNVVPDSTGVEATGDYTFTVTLQNSFPFALSVLAYSAFSVVPEGIVGDIEGYEGEMSWEEFSTNPVGCGPFEFASWESGNGGEFSADTFEDYHGQEAAIDGIDAAIITDTSASYNYFLNENADVSGIPTSKYDPGKVSIEETVDGIDRGTYGPMENDKTVNMAQSATINTYYVAFNMQEVPKPVREAMAYVVNRPQFVDSVFKGRGAPAYHLTPTQVFPGGASAYDSHWQGE; this is encoded by the coding sequence ATGTCCGAAAATAGTGATTTCGATCGTCGTAAGTTCCTCCAGGCGACTGGTGCCGCTGCGCTGACGGCCAGCGTCGCCGGCTGTACCGACGGCGGCGAGGGCTCGCCGACCGACGGCTCCGACGGTGACGGCACCGATACGTCCACCGGGACCGACGGCCAGGGCGGTAACGAGGAGTTCACCGGGCTCGACTCCTACCCGTACTCGCCGGGCGAGACCGACGTGGAGAGCGCCCGTCAGGTGATGGAGGAGGCCGGCTACGGCCCCGACAACCGCTTCGAACTCGACTGGCTCCAGTACACGAGCCCGGCGTGGAAGGAGATGGCCAACACCATCCGTTCCCGCCTCGAGAGCGCCCACATCGACATGAGCATCGCGGAGGCCGACTTCAGCGGCCTGCTCAGCCGAACCGAGAAGGGCGACATGCAGGCGTTCACGCTGGGCTGGATCGCGGACTACCCCGCGCCCCAGAACTTCCTCCAGCTGATCGACCCCGAGAACACCGTCTACGACGGCGAGGGGCCGGCGCCCAACGGCGCACGGCTGTTCTGGACCGAGGACTCCGAGACGGAGACGGACGTCCGGAACTTCATGACCGAGCAGTTCGACCAGATCCAGAACAACCCCCAGCAGTCCGAGGAGGCTCAGCAGGCCCGTGACGAAGCGGCCGTCAAGATGGAGGAAGGTCTCTGGGAGTCCGCCGCGCTGCTGCCGATGTACCACCAGGTGTCCCAGAGCTTCTGGTACGACCGCCTCGACTACAGCCCGCCGGGCGGGATGGGCAGCTCGCGGTCGAAAGAGAACATCTCCGTCAAGGGGCTCGAGGGGAAGGACCGCCTCGACAAGATCTCGGCGACGTTCAGCGCGCTCGACCCGATCGCCTCGGGGAACACGGCCTCGGGCGGGAAGGTGATGAACCTGTTCGACGCGCCGATGAACTACCACAACGGGACCACCGAGGTCCGGAACCTCCTCGTCGACGACTACACCGTCAGTGACGACCTGACGGAGTACGAGTTCACGCTCAAGGAGGGGATCCAGTTCCACGGCGACTACGGCGAGGTCACCGCCGACGACATGGTGTACTCGATCCGCCGCCTCGTCGAGTCCTCCAACTCCACGAACACCTACTTCCCGAACTCGGTGCTCAACATCGAGCGCGAGACCGACGACGAGGGCAACGTCGTCCCCGACTCGACCGGCGTCGAGGCCACGGGCGACTACACGTTCACGGTCACGCTCCAGAACTCGTTCCCGTTCGCGCTGTCGGTGCTCGCCTACTCCGCGTTCTCGGTCGTTCCCGAGGGCATCGTGGGCGACATCGAGGGGTACGAGGGCGAGATGAGCTGGGAGGAGTTCTCCACCAACCCGGTCGGCTGTGGTCCGTTCGAGTTCGCGAGCTGGGAGTCCGGCAACGGCGGCGAGTTCTCCGCCGACACGTTCGAGGACTACCACGGTCAGGAGGCCGCGATCGACGGCATCGACGCCGCGATCATCACCGACACCTCGGCCTCGTACAACTACTTCCTGAACGAGAACGCCGACGTGTCCGGAATCCCGACCTCGAAGTACGACCCGGGCAAGGTCAGCATCGAGGAGACGGTCGACGGGATCGACCGCGGTACCTACGGGCCGATGGAGAACGACAAGACGGTCAACATGGCCCAGTCCGCGACGATCAACACCTACTACGTGGCGTTCAACATGCAGGAGGTGCCCAAGCCGGTGCGCGAGGCGATGGCGTACGTCGTCAACCGGCCACAGTTCGTCGATAGCGTCTTCAAGGGCCGCGGTGCGCCCGCCTACCACCTGACCCCGACGCAGGTGTTCCCCGGCGGCGCCTCGGCCTACGACAGCCACTGGCAGGGCGAGTAA
- a CDS encoding ABC transporter permease: MSTNTASESDTGPKFEYDDRPLWSRVVDDPAPALRWLSVTAVLIAVEFGAFVGAILTVLDAAFIGVTAIFDVLFGLLGLGGLSSGVVDFQSSVSNAVTGVRDTAEGLPTLLSRETIPNQGHMASADGPWVDTFLGLEPALAWGFRVLLIVAYSLFAFYWVFRGWLVFRDHYRQADWTPSDDIVDRLRDHRWGQFGIFVLALFLIMALFGPALGPTTVAGNIQSPYSTEIQHFDEEAGEVVTISAGAANFDSKSKGAGSQNVGPMTYDNFERFHPFGTLPNGRDLFTFMMGGARITLIVAGLAIGLSAFIAGGLAMVSAYYTGVIDLGILTTADGIVSVPRLLLLIMISAVFANHWIASVLDGGFLLALIFGFTGWPFLWRAVRGPALQVAQEEWIDAAESFGQGSRTIMRKHMFPYITGYLLVYASMSTGGIIVGLAALSFLGNGLGITPPTPAWGRAVSLGQSYVSGPSWHISFIPGVMIVVLVTGLNAFGDGIRDAIDPETESDEGEEAAAGGGA; encoded by the coding sequence ATGAGCACGAACACCGCCTCCGAAAGCGACACCGGCCCGAAGTTCGAGTACGACGACAGGCCGCTGTGGTCCCGCGTCGTCGACGATCCGGCGCCGGCACTCCGCTGGCTCTCCGTGACGGCCGTGCTGATCGCCGTCGAGTTCGGCGCGTTCGTCGGCGCGATTCTGACGGTACTCGACGCGGCGTTCATCGGCGTGACCGCGATTTTCGACGTGCTGTTCGGCCTGCTCGGGCTGGGCGGGCTTTCGTCCGGCGTCGTCGACTTCCAGTCGAGCGTCTCCAACGCGGTAACGGGCGTCCGTGACACCGCGGAAGGGCTCCCGACGCTGCTCAGCCGGGAGACGATTCCCAACCAAGGCCACATGGCCAGCGCCGACGGGCCGTGGGTCGACACGTTCCTCGGCCTGGAGCCGGCGCTGGCGTGGGGGTTCCGCGTCCTCCTCATCGTCGCCTACTCGCTGTTCGCGTTCTACTGGGTGTTCCGCGGCTGGCTCGTCTTCCGCGACCACTACCGCCAGGCCGACTGGACGCCCTCCGACGACATCGTCGACCGGCTCCGTGACCACCGCTGGGGCCAGTTCGGCATCTTCGTGCTCGCGCTGTTCCTGATCATGGCGCTGTTCGGCCCGGCGCTGGGGCCGACGACGGTCGCGGGCAACATTCAGTCGCCGTACAGCACCGAGATCCAACACTTCGACGAGGAGGCCGGCGAGGTCGTGACGATCAGCGCCGGCGCCGCCAACTTCGACTCCAAGTCCAAAGGCGCCGGCAGCCAGAACGTCGGCCCGATGACGTACGACAACTTCGAGCGGTTCCATCCGTTCGGCACGCTCCCGAACGGCCGTGACCTGTTCACCTTCATGATGGGCGGGGCCCGGATCACGCTGATCGTCGCCGGACTCGCGATCGGACTGAGCGCGTTTATCGCCGGCGGGCTGGCGATGGTGTCGGCGTACTACACGGGGGTGATCGACCTCGGTATCCTCACGACCGCCGACGGGATCGTCTCCGTTCCGCGGCTACTCCTGCTGATCATGATCAGTGCGGTGTTCGCGAACCACTGGATCGCAAGCGTGCTCGACGGCGGGTTCCTGTTGGCACTGATCTTCGGGTTCACGGGCTGGCCGTTCCTCTGGCGGGCAGTCCGTGGTCCGGCGCTGCAGGTCGCCCAAGAGGAGTGGATCGACGCCGCCGAGAGCTTCGGACAGGGGTCGCGGACGATCATGCGCAAACACATGTTCCCCTACATCACCGGCTATCTACTCGTGTACGCCTCGATGTCCACCGGCGGGATCATCGTCGGTCTCGCCGCACTCTCGTTCCTCGGCAACGGGCTGGGGATCACGCCGCCGACCCCCGCGTGGGGGCGTGCGGTGTCGCTCGGCCAGTCGTACGTCTCCGGGCCGTCGTGGCACATCTCGTTCATCCCCGGCGTGATGATCGTCGTGCTCGTCACGGGGCTGAACGCGTTCGGTGACGGGATCCGCGACGCGATCGACCCCGAGACCGAGAGCGACGAAGGTGAGGAAGCCGCCGCAGGGGGTGGTGCCTGA
- a CDS encoding S1C family serine protease: protein MDYSRRQFLTVAGAGIAALAGCSAPGGDSGIDGEQPFVDLYEAVSPSVVRLRVYDSRGALGEGSGWLFDDGVLVTNAHVVTGADTVRAQFANGDWTEAEILGSDPYSDLAALSVDPPVDADPLSLLDEQPPVGTRVAAVGAPLGLAGSLTSGVVSGVNRTISSIQNFTISGAIQTDAAVNPGNSGGPLLTLEGDVAGVVTQAGAENVGFAISASLTERVIPELAETGSYEHSYLGVRIRPVTPLLAAANDLDEARGVYVSAVPTGSPADGVLQGGSEMVIVEESPQPTGGDVIVAFDGTRIETTGQLGTYLALETSPGDTIAVTVIRDGERRTVDVTLGTRPDPR, encoded by the coding sequence ATGGACTACTCCCGCCGCCAGTTTCTCACTGTCGCAGGTGCCGGGATCGCTGCGCTCGCGGGCTGCTCCGCTCCGGGCGGCGACTCGGGGATAGACGGTGAACAGCCGTTCGTCGATCTCTACGAGGCGGTCTCGCCGTCGGTCGTCCGCCTGCGCGTGTACGACTCCCGCGGCGCGCTCGGTGAGGGGTCGGGCTGGCTCTTCGACGACGGCGTGTTGGTCACCAACGCGCACGTCGTTACGGGCGCGGACACGGTACGCGCACAGTTCGCGAACGGCGACTGGACCGAGGCCGAGATACTGGGGAGCGACCCGTACAGCGATCTCGCCGCGCTCTCAGTCGACCCGCCCGTCGACGCCGACCCACTGTCGCTCCTCGACGAACAGCCCCCGGTCGGCACCCGCGTCGCCGCCGTCGGCGCGCCGTTGGGGCTTGCGGGGTCGCTCACCTCCGGGGTCGTCTCGGGCGTGAACCGGACGATCTCCTCGATCCAGAACTTCACCATCTCCGGCGCGATCCAGACCGACGCGGCGGTCAACCCCGGCAACAGCGGCGGCCCACTGCTCACGCTCGAGGGCGACGTGGCGGGCGTAGTCACACAGGCCGGCGCCGAGAACGTCGGCTTCGCGATCAGTGCTTCGCTGACTGAACGGGTGATCCCCGAGCTGGCCGAGACGGGCAGCTACGAGCATTCTTACCTCGGTGTACGCATTCGCCCCGTCACACCGCTGCTCGCGGCGGCCAACGATCTCGACGAGGCCCGCGGCGTCTACGTCTCGGCGGTCCCCACGGGGAGCCCCGCCGACGGCGTCCTGCAGGGCGGCAGCGAGATGGTGATCGTCGAAGAGTCGCCCCAACCGACCGGCGGCGACGTGATCGTCGCGTTCGACGGGACCCGAATCGAGACGACGGGCCAGCTCGGCACCTATCTCGCACTGGAGACGAGCCCGGGCGACACGATCG
- a CDS encoding ABC transporter ATP-binding protein: protein MSQQLQRDDPTDEETLIEVEGLKKYYGGSGVLSPPPVQAVDGVDFEIKRGETFGLVGESGSGKSTLGRTLIRLEQATEGSVSFDGTDITELSGTELKHWRRNAQMVFQDPESSLNDRMTVGEIIREPLDAHDWKTDRDRRQRVRDLLEKVGLQEEHYFRYPHQFSGGQRQRVGIARALALNPEFVVLDEPVSALDVSVQAKIITLLEDLQEELDLTYLFIAHDLSVVRHICDRVAVMYLGKIMELGETEELFNAPSNPYTKSLLSAIPRPDPTATIDRITLPGTPPSPRDPPQGCQFSTRCPAKIRPEPYQDLDDDVWEAIERFREIVRERTRVELSITDRVKRRTGNFSKHDDIEEAVADLFDGVDRPASVEEPIEQALERVKAGHPSEARDLLREEFGGVCDSERPEHYTVSDTGRKSYCHRHSDEYADVDARLGRETRGE, encoded by the coding sequence ATGAGTCAACAGCTTCAGCGCGACGATCCGACCGACGAGGAGACGCTCATCGAAGTCGAGGGGCTGAAAAAGTACTACGGCGGGAGCGGCGTGCTGTCGCCGCCGCCGGTGCAGGCCGTCGACGGCGTCGACTTCGAGATCAAACGCGGCGAGACGTTCGGGCTGGTCGGCGAGTCCGGTTCGGGCAAGAGTACGCTCGGCCGGACGCTGATCCGGCTCGAACAGGCCACCGAGGGGAGCGTCTCCTTCGACGGCACGGATATCACCGAGCTCTCCGGGACGGAGCTGAAACACTGGCGGCGGAACGCCCAGATGGTGTTCCAGGACCCCGAGTCCAGCCTCAACGATCGGATGACCGTCGGTGAGATCATCCGCGAGCCGCTCGACGCCCACGACTGGAAGACCGACCGCGACCGCCGACAGCGCGTGCGTGACCTGCTGGAGAAAGTCGGGCTGCAGGAGGAGCACTACTTCCGCTACCCCCACCAGTTCTCGGGGGGACAGCGCCAGCGTGTCGGGATCGCCCGCGCACTCGCGCTCAACCCCGAGTTCGTCGTGCTCGACGAGCCGGTGTCGGCGCTCGACGTGAGTGTCCAGGCGAAGATCATCACGCTGCTCGAAGACCTCCAAGAGGAGCTCGATCTCACCTACCTGTTCATCGCCCACGACCTGAGCGTCGTCCGGCACATCTGTGACCGCGTCGCGGTGATGTACCTCGGGAAGATCATGGAGCTCGGCGAGACGGAGGAGCTGTTCAACGCCCCGTCGAACCCGTACACGAAGTCGCTGCTGTCGGCGATCCCGCGGCCGGACCCGACGGCGACGATCGACCGGATCACGCTCCCCGGGACGCCACCGAGCCCGCGGGACCCGCCCCAGGGCTGTCAGTTCTCGACGCGCTGCCCGGCGAAGATCCGGCCCGAGCCCTACCAAGATCTCGACGACGACGTGTGGGAGGCCATCGAACGGTTCCGGGAGATCGTCCGGGAGCGGACCCGGGTCGAGCTCTCGATCACCGACCGCGTGAAGCGCCGGACCGGTAACTTCTCGAAACACGACGACATCGAGGAGGCGGTCGCCGACCTGTTCGACGGCGTCGACAGGCCCGCGTCGGTCGAGGAGCCGATCGAGCAGGCGCTCGAGCGGGTGAAAGCCGGCCACCCCAGTGAGGCACGCGACCTGCTCCGCGAGGAGTTCGGCGGCGTCTGTGACAGCGAGCGCCCCGAACACTACACGGTCAGCGACACGGGGCGAAAGAGCTACTGCCACCGCCACTCCGACGAGTACGCGGACGTGGACGCCCGGCTGGGTCGAGAGACCCGTGGCGAGTAG